A portion of the Gorilla gorilla gorilla isolate KB3781 chromosome X, NHGRI_mGorGor1-v2.1_pri, whole genome shotgun sequence genome contains these proteins:
- the NAP1L3 gene encoding nucleosome assembly protein 1-like 3, with product MAEADFKMVSEPVAHGVAEEEMASSTNDSGEESDSSSSSSSTSDSSSSSSSTSGSSSGSGSSGSTSSRSRLYRKKRVPEPSRRARRAPLGTNFVDRLPQAVRNRVQALRNIQDECDKVDTLFLKAIHDLERKYAELNKPLYDRRFQIINAEYEPTEEECEWNSEDEEFSSDEEVQDNTPSEMPPLEGEEEENPKENPEVKAEEKEVPKEIPEVKDEEKEVPKEIPEVKAEEKADSKDCMEATPEVKEDPKEAPQVKADDKEQPKATEAKARAAVREAHKRVPEERLQDSVDLKRARKGKPKREDPKGIPDYWLIVLKNVDKLGPMIQKYDEPILKFLSDVSLKFSKPGQPVSYTFEFHFLPNPYFRNEVLVKTYIIKSKPDHNDPFFSWGWEIEDCKGCKIDWRRGKDVTVTTTQSRTTATGEIEIQPRVVPNASFFNFFSPPEIPMIGKLEPREDAILDEDFEIGQILHDNVILKSIYYYTGEVNGTYYQFGKHYGNKKYRK from the coding sequence ATGGCAGAAGCAGATTTTAAAATGGTCTCGGAACCTGTCGCCCATGGGGTTGCCGAAGAGGAGATGGCTAGCTCGACTAATGATTCTGGGGAAGAATCTGACAGCAGTAGCTCTAGCAGCAGCACTagtgacagcagcagcagcagcagcagcactagtggcagcagcagcggcagcggcagcagcGGCAGCACTAGCAGCCGCAGCCGCTTGTATAGAAAGAAGAGGGTACCTGAGCCTTCCAGAAGGGCGCGGCGGGCCCCGTTGGGAACAAATTTCGTGGATAGGCTGCCTCAGGCAGTTAGAAATCGTGTGCAAGCGCTTAGAAACATTCAAGATGAATGTGACAAGGTAGATACCCTGTTCTTAAAAGCAATTCATGATCTTGAAAGAAAATATGCTGAACTCAACAAGCCTCTGTATGATAGGCGGTTTCAAATCATCAATGCAGAATACGAGCCTACAGAAGAAGAATGTGAATGGAATTCAGAGGATGAGGAGTTCAGCAGTGATGAGGAGGTGCAGGATAACACCCCTAGTGAAATGCCTCCCTTAGAGGGTGAGGAAgaagaaaaccctaaagaaaacCCAGAGGTGAAAGCTGAAGAGAAGGAAGTTCCTAAAGAAATTCCTGAGGTGAAGGATGAAGAAAAGGAAGTTCCTAAAGAAATTCCTGAGGTAAAGGCTGAAGAAAAAGCAGATTCTAAAGACTGTATGGAGGCAACCCCTGAAGTAAAAGAAGATCCTAAAGAAGCCCCCCAGGTAAAGGCAGATGATAAAGAACAGCCTAAAGCAACAGAGGCTAAGGCAAGGGCTGCAGTAAGAGAGGCTCATAAAAGAGTTCCTGAGGAAAGGCTTCAGGACAGTGTAGATCTTAAAAGAGCTAGGAAGGGAAAGCCTAAAAGAGAAGACCCTAAAGGCATTCCTGACTATTGGCTGATTGTTTTAAAGAATGTTGACAAGCTCGGGCCTATGATTCAGAAGTATGATGAGCCCATTCTGAAGTTCTTGTCGGATGTTAGCCTGAAGTTCTCAAAACCTGGCCAGCCTGTAAGTTACAcctttgaatttcattttctacccAACCCATACTTCAGAAATGAGGTGCTGGTGAAGACATATATAATAAAGTCAAAACCAGATCACAATGATCCCTTCTTTTCTTGGGGATGGGAAATTGAAGATTGCAAAGGCTGCAAGATAGActggagaagaggaaaagatgTTACTGTGACAACTACCCAGAGTCGCACAACTGCTACTGGAGAAATTGAAATCCAGCCAAGAGTGGTTCCTAATGCATCATTCTTCAACTTCTTTAGTCCTCCTGAGATTCCTATGATTGGGAAGCTGGAACCACGAGAAGATGCTATCCTGGATGAGGACTTTGAAATTGGGCAGATTTTACATGATAATGTCATCCTGAAATCAATCTATTACTATACTGGAGAAGTCAATGGTACCTACTATCAATTTGGCAAACATTATGGAaacaagaaatacagaaaataa